A single Comamonas sp. NLF-1-9 DNA region contains:
- a CDS encoding lytic transglycosylase domain-containing protein: MSIHRILTPLIAALALTFTLPAPAQTATDEVLLAMQKAFRKGDRAQLTLLLPQASGHPLEPWAAYWELRARLEEASEDEVQAFFRRWQGSYVEDRLRNDWLLILGQRRDWQRFADTLPAFRMQDDRDVRCYTLLVEHLEGRAPADAGAQVLANWQAQRRSSDGCARAAAQLLADGRIRPVDVWRKARLGAESSRVAQAREAVQVVAPELLAQMGQALAAPTKYLTLGGADKGSAAKGKSAKRKAAPAHKEAQAQPSELVTLALVRLAMSNYTGAARLLSDHWSAHLSAEQRNWVWGAIGRQAALSLSVDAMAYFARVTRDADLSEDMLAWKARAALRAGDWKQVARAIDAMDEATRADSAWVYWRARALLAGQPSPEERARAQALYARIAGTSGFYEQLALEETGGRITVPAPPAPPTAEEKAGARANPGLNRGLYAILIGLRSEGVREWNYSTNLHTPGGMGDRELLAAAEFACAQEVWDRCINTSERTKGFIDAAQRFPMPFHDPVLRRTREIGLDAAYVYGLVRQESRFIMDARSHVGASGLMQVMPATARWTAKKIGLEGFSIDQLNDQETNIAIGTAYLKLALDDFDDSLPLAAAAYNAGPGRPRAWRNGPVLEAAIWAENVPFSETRDYVKKVLANTVNYAAIITGQPQSLKERLGQVGPRDAKRPEREPDLP; encoded by the coding sequence ATGAGTATCCATCGCATTCTGACACCGCTGATCGCCGCACTGGCGCTCACCTTCACCCTTCCCGCCCCTGCCCAGACCGCCACCGACGAGGTCTTGCTGGCCATGCAAAAGGCCTTTCGCAAGGGCGACCGCGCGCAGCTCACCCTGCTGCTGCCGCAGGCCAGCGGCCATCCGCTTGAACCCTGGGCCGCGTACTGGGAACTGCGCGCCCGTCTTGAAGAGGCGAGCGAGGACGAGGTCCAGGCCTTTTTCCGCCGCTGGCAGGGCAGCTACGTCGAAGACCGCTTGCGCAACGACTGGCTGCTGATCCTGGGCCAGCGGCGCGACTGGCAGCGCTTTGCCGACACCTTGCCCGCGTTTCGCATGCAAGACGATCGCGACGTGCGCTGCTATACGCTGCTGGTCGAGCACCTTGAGGGCCGCGCGCCCGCCGACGCGGGAGCGCAGGTGCTGGCCAACTGGCAGGCCCAGCGGCGCAGCAGCGACGGCTGTGCGCGTGCGGCCGCGCAGCTCTTGGCCGACGGGCGCATCCGGCCCGTCGACGTCTGGCGCAAGGCGCGCTTGGGCGCCGAAAGCAGCCGCGTGGCGCAGGCGCGCGAGGCGGTGCAGGTGGTCGCGCCCGAGCTGTTGGCGCAGATGGGCCAGGCGTTGGCCGCACCCACCAAATACTTGACGCTGGGCGGCGCGGACAAGGGCAGCGCAGCCAAGGGCAAGAGCGCCAAGCGCAAGGCCGCCCCCGCGCACAAGGAGGCGCAGGCGCAGCCGAGCGAACTCGTCACGCTTGCGCTGGTGCGTCTGGCCATGAGCAATTACACCGGCGCGGCGCGCCTGCTCAGCGACCACTGGAGCGCGCACCTGAGCGCCGAGCAGCGCAACTGGGTCTGGGGCGCGATCGGGCGGCAGGCGGCGCTGTCGCTGTCGGTCGACGCCATGGCCTACTTTGCACGGGTCACGCGCGACGCCGACCTGAGCGAGGACATGCTCGCCTGGAAGGCCCGCGCCGCGTTGCGCGCCGGCGACTGGAAGCAGGTGGCGCGCGCCATCGACGCCATGGACGAGGCCACGCGCGCCGACAGCGCCTGGGTGTATTGGCGCGCGCGGGCGCTGCTGGCGGGCCAACCGTCACCCGAGGAGCGCGCGCGCGCCCAGGCCTTGTATGCCCGCATTGCCGGCACCAGCGGTTTCTATGAACAGCTTGCGCTGGAGGAGACCGGCGGGCGCATCACCGTGCCCGCGCCGCCTGCCCCGCCCACCGCCGAAGAGAAGGCCGGCGCGCGCGCCAACCCGGGCCTCAATCGCGGCCTGTACGCCATCCTGATCGGCCTGCGCAGCGAAGGCGTGCGCGAATGGAACTACAGCACCAACCTGCACACGCCCGGCGGCATGGGCGACCGCGAGCTGCTGGCGGCGGCCGAGTTCGCCTGCGCGCAGGAAGTCTGGGATCGCTGCATCAACACCAGCGAGCGCACCAAGGGCTTTATCGACGCCGCCCAGCGCTTTCCCATGCCGTTTCACGACCCGGTGCTGCGCCGCACGCGCGAGATCGGGCTGGACGCCGCCTACGTCTACGGCCTGGTGCGCCAGGAAAGCCGCTTCATCATGGACGCGCGCTCGCACGTCGGCGCCTCTGGCCTGATGCAGGTGATGCCCGCCACCGCCCGCTGGACGGCAAAGAAAATCGGGCTGGAAGGCTTCAGCATCGACCAGCTCAACGACCAGGAGACCAACATCGCCATCGGCACCGCCTACCTCAAACTGGCGCTGGACGATTTCGACGACTCCCTGCCGCTGGCCGCCGCCGCCTACAACGCCGGCCCCGGGCGCCCGCGCGCCTGGCGCAACGGCCCGGTGCTGGAAGCGGCCATCTGGGCCGAGAACGTGCCCTTCAGCGAAACGCGCGACTACGTCAAGAAGGTGCTGGCCAACACCGTGAATTACGCGGCCATCATCACGGGGCAGCCGCAGTCGCTGAAAGAGCGCCTGGGCCAGGTGGGCCCGCGCGACGCCAAGCGGCCGGAGAGGGAGCCGGATTTGCCGTGA
- a CDS encoding 5-formyltetrahydrofolate cyclo-ligase has translation MDKAATRKRLVAERQAMADRLARADALQQVLRFWLVDRADTVIGAYWPIKGEFDPLPALHRWKEDGELLHESQRRRIGLPVIDKLHKTLAFHAWYPGCPMEEDAYGIPKPKDTELLHPTLLFVPCVGYGPGGYRLGYGGGFYDRTLAQLAPRPFTVGLGYTQAYLDDFLPEAHDQPLDAILNDNGVVWPL, from the coding sequence ATGGACAAGGCAGCCACACGCAAGCGCCTGGTGGCCGAGCGCCAGGCCATGGCCGATCGCCTCGCGCGGGCCGACGCGCTGCAGCAGGTGCTGCGCTTCTGGCTGGTCGATCGCGCCGACACCGTGATAGGCGCCTACTGGCCGATCAAGGGCGAGTTCGACCCGCTGCCCGCGCTGCACCGCTGGAAGGAAGACGGCGAGCTGCTCCATGAGTCGCAGCGCCGGCGCATCGGCCTGCCGGTAATCGACAAGCTGCACAAGACCTTGGCCTTTCACGCCTGGTACCCGGGCTGCCCGATGGAAGAAGACGCCTACGGCATCCCCAAACCCAAGGACACGGAACTGCTGCATCCCACGCTGCTCTTCGTGCCCTGCGTGGGCTACGGGCCCGGCGGCTACCGGCTGGGCTATGGCGGGGGTTTCTACGACCGCACGCTGGCCCAGCTTGCGCCGCGCCCCTTCACCGTAGGCCTGGGCTATACCCAAGCCTATCTGGACGACTTTCTGCCCGAGGCGCACGACCAGCCGCTGGACGCCATCCTGAACGACAACGGCGTGGTCTGGCCACTTTGA
- a CDS encoding glutathione S-transferase family protein, with the protein MIKFYTGNKNYSSWSMRVGVLLAQAQIPHEETVLRMDGFGPDSNFKRQLRALSPTGKVPLLVDGDTTVWESLAIVEYLAERFPEKHLWPQERAERARARSVVAELHAGFGALRQHCSMSIEAHLPEVGALIWRDQTGVRADVARVVEIFSDLLGRHGGPMLFGDFSIADAYYAPMCMRFATYELPLPQQVQAYVERVRQLPGVKAWVDAARAENDFLAFEEPYRLRSASARRD; encoded by the coding sequence ATGATCAAGTTCTATACCGGCAACAAGAATTACTCCTCCTGGTCAATGCGCGTGGGTGTGCTGCTCGCGCAGGCGCAGATTCCGCACGAGGAAACCGTGTTGCGCATGGACGGCTTTGGGCCGGATTCGAACTTCAAGCGCCAACTGCGCGCGCTCAGCCCGACGGGCAAGGTGCCGCTGCTGGTCGATGGCGACACCACGGTGTGGGAATCGCTCGCCATCGTCGAATACCTTGCCGAACGCTTCCCGGAAAAACACCTTTGGCCGCAGGAGCGCGCCGAGCGTGCCCGCGCGCGCAGCGTGGTGGCCGAGCTGCACGCCGGCTTTGGCGCGCTGCGTCAGCACTGCTCGATGAGCATAGAAGCGCACCTGCCCGAGGTGGGCGCGCTGATCTGGCGCGACCAGACCGGCGTGCGTGCGGACGTCGCGCGGGTAGTGGAGATCTTCAGCGATCTGCTCGGCCGCCACGGCGGGCCCATGCTGTTTGGCGATTTTTCCATCGCCGACGCCTACTACGCGCCCATGTGCATGCGCTTTGCCACCTACGAACTGCCCCTGCCGCAGCAGGTGCAAGCCTATGTCGAGCGGGTGCGGCAACTGCCGGGCGTCAAGGCCTGGGTGGACGCGGCCCGCGCTGAAAACGACTTTCTGGCGTTTGAAGAGCCCTACCGGCTGCGCAGCGCCTCAGCGCGCAGGGATTGA
- a CDS encoding multifunctional CCA addition/repair protein — MQIYQVGGAVRDALLGRPVHDRDWVVVGSTPEAMEAAGYLPVGRDFPVFLHPETHEEYALARTERKSGRGYRGFVVQASPDVTLEEDLARRDLTINAIAAPADWAGAEGVFDPYGGVADIHRRVLRHVGEAFVEDPVRILRVARFAARFTDFSVAPETLALMREMVAAGEVDALVSERVWQELARGLMQEQPSRMLQVLRECGALAVLLPEVDRLWGVPQRAEYHPEVDTGAHLLLVLDMAARLQAPLAARFACLTHDLGKGTTPAHVLPRHLGHEGRSARLLRDVCERLRVPVECRETADVVAREHGNIHRSLELDGAALLRLLERCDALRRPERFADVLLACECDARGRLGFAEAPYPQRPRLAAALQVALALPTADVAAQAAARGLTGAKVGEQIRKARADALRAWLDAGAATTPAVPQSGGELER; from the coding sequence ATGCAGATCTACCAGGTGGGTGGCGCGGTGCGCGATGCGCTGCTCGGCCGCCCGGTGCACGACCGCGACTGGGTGGTGGTAGGCAGCACGCCCGAAGCCATGGAGGCCGCGGGCTATCTGCCGGTGGGGCGCGACTTTCCGGTCTTTTTGCACCCCGAGACGCACGAGGAGTACGCGCTGGCGCGCACCGAGCGCAAGAGCGGGCGCGGCTACCGCGGCTTTGTGGTGCAGGCGTCGCCCGACGTGACCTTGGAAGAAGACCTGGCGCGGCGCGATCTTACTATCAACGCGATAGCTGCTCCCGCAGACTGGGCGGGCGCTGAAGGCGTTTTTGACCCTTATGGCGGAGTGGCCGACATCCACCGCCGTGTGCTGCGCCACGTGGGCGAGGCCTTCGTCGAAGACCCGGTGCGCATCCTGCGGGTGGCACGTTTTGCCGCACGATTTACCGATTTCTCCGTCGCACCCGAAACCCTGGCGTTGATGCGCGAGATGGTCGCCGCCGGCGAGGTGGATGCGCTGGTGTCCGAGCGCGTCTGGCAGGAACTGGCGCGCGGGCTGATGCAGGAGCAGCCTTCGCGCATGCTGCAGGTGCTGCGCGAGTGCGGCGCGCTGGCCGTGCTGCTGCCCGAGGTCGATCGCCTGTGGGGCGTGCCCCAGCGCGCCGAGTACCACCCCGAGGTGGACACCGGCGCCCACCTGCTGCTGGTGTTGGACATGGCTGCGCGCCTGCAAGCGCCGCTGGCCGCACGCTTTGCCTGCCTGACGCACGACCTGGGCAAGGGCACGACGCCGGCGCACGTGCTGCCGCGCCACCTGGGCCACGAAGGGCGCAGCGCGCGGCTGCTCAGGGACGTGTGTGAGCGCCTGCGCGTGCCGGTCGAATGCCGCGAGACGGCCGACGTGGTGGCGCGCGAGCACGGCAACATCCACCGCTCGCTCGAACTCGATGGCGCGGCGCTGCTCAGGCTGCTCGAGCGCTGCGACGCGCTGCGCCGGCCCGAGCGCTTTGCCGACGTGCTGCTGGCCTGTGAGTGCGACGCGCGCGGGCGCCTGGGCTTCGCCGAGGCGCCCTACCCGCAGCGCCCACGCCTGGCGGCCGCGCTGCAGGTGGCGCTCGCGCTGCCGACGGCTGACGTGGCCGCGCAGGCAGCGGCGCGCGGACTCACGGGCGCCAAGGTGGGCGAGCAGATCCGCAAGGCGCGGGCGGATGCGCTGCGGGCATGGCTGGATGCGGGGGCGGCCACCACCCCAGCCGTCCCCCAGAGCGGAGGGGAGCTGGAGCGCTGA
- the trxC gene encoding thioredoxin TrxC — MSTPAALHIVCPHCHTTNRVQPADQAKAPDCGRCHRPLFEGEPLELDAASFDKHLMRNQIALVVDFWAPWCGPCLQMAPFFHEAAIALEPQVRLAKLDTEAQPQIAARYGIRSIPTMIVFRGGQELARTSGAMATDGITRWIRSVL; from the coding sequence ATGTCCACGCCTGCCGCCCTGCACATCGTCTGCCCGCACTGCCACACCACCAACCGCGTCCAGCCGGCCGACCAGGCCAAGGCGCCCGACTGCGGCCGATGCCATCGCCCGCTGTTCGAAGGCGAGCCGCTGGAGCTGGACGCCGCCAGCTTCGACAAGCACCTGATGCGCAACCAGATTGCGCTGGTGGTCGACTTCTGGGCGCCGTGGTGCGGGCCCTGCCTGCAGATGGCGCCCTTCTTTCACGAAGCGGCCATCGCGCTGGAGCCGCAGGTGCGCCTGGCCAAGCTCGATACCGAAGCCCAGCCGCAGATCGCCGCGCGCTACGGCATCCGCAGCATTCCGACCATGATCGTCTTCCGGGGCGGCCAGGAGCTTGCACGCACCTCGGGCGCGATGGCGACCGATGGCATCACGCGCTGGATACGCTCGGTGCTCTGA
- a CDS encoding DUF2905 family protein — translation MVRWLIVVFLALMFINGLAPLLRRLGLGRLPGDFEFRLFGRQWSVPLASTVLLSLLLSWLVRWL, via the coding sequence ATGGTGCGCTGGTTGATCGTCGTCTTTCTCGCGCTGATGTTCATCAACGGCCTGGCGCCGCTGCTGCGCCGCCTTGGCCTGGGGCGCCTGCCGGGCGATTTTGAATTCCGTCTGTTCGGCCGCCAATGGTCGGTGCCGCTGGCCAGCACCGTGCTCTTGAGCCTGTTGCTGAGCTGGCTGGTGCGCTGGCTGTGA
- a CDS encoding class I SAM-dependent methyltransferase has translation MDYTPAQAAEHAPARNAPDNPLAGHIRGLIAQAGGWLSFDRFMQQALYAPGMGYYANALRKFGAMPQSGSDFVTAPELSPLFGQVLAAQVQEALEATGTDEVWEFGAGSGALAAQLLQHLGARLRRYTIVDVSGALRARQQQTLARFGERVAWAERLPERMRAVVLGNEVLDAMPVRLLQRSNGRWHERGVALQDDAFVWSDRPSVLRPPAEVAGEHDYLTEIHPQAEGFMRTLAQHLQQGAAFFIDYGFPEAEYYHPQRDQGTLVCHRAHRVDAEPLQDVGLKDITAHLNFTGLALAAQEAGLQVLGYTSQAHFLMNNGFLSNLEQLTQVQQAPALKLVLEHEMGELFKVLALGAGPAWQPRGFAAGERSHRL, from the coding sequence ATGGACTACACCCCCGCCCAAGCCGCCGAACACGCGCCGGCACGAAACGCGCCGGACAACCCGCTGGCCGGGCATATTCGCGGCCTGATCGCGCAGGCCGGCGGCTGGCTGAGCTTTGACCGTTTCATGCAGCAGGCGCTCTATGCACCCGGCATGGGGTATTACGCCAACGCGTTGCGCAAGTTCGGCGCCATGCCGCAAAGCGGCAGCGACTTCGTCACCGCGCCCGAGCTCTCGCCCCTGTTTGGCCAAGTGCTGGCCGCGCAGGTGCAGGAGGCGCTGGAGGCCACCGGCACCGACGAGGTCTGGGAGTTCGGCGCCGGCAGCGGCGCGCTGGCCGCGCAGTTGCTGCAGCACCTGGGTGCGCGGCTGCGCCGCTACACCATCGTCGATGTGTCTGGCGCGCTGCGTGCGCGCCAGCAGCAGACGCTGGCACGCTTTGGCGAGCGCGTGGCCTGGGCCGAGCGCCTGCCCGAGCGCATGCGCGCCGTCGTGCTGGGCAACGAGGTGCTCGACGCCATGCCGGTGCGCCTGCTGCAGCGCAGCAACGGGCGCTGGCACGAGCGCGGCGTGGCGCTGCAAGACGACGCCTTCGTCTGGAGCGACCGCCCGAGCGTGCTGCGCCCACCCGCCGAGGTCGCGGGCGAGCACGACTACCTGACCGAGATCCACCCCCAGGCCGAAGGCTTCATGCGCACCCTGGCGCAGCACCTGCAGCAGGGCGCGGCCTTCTTCATCGACTACGGCTTTCCCGAGGCCGAGTACTACCACCCCCAGCGCGACCAGGGTACGCTGGTGTGCCACCGCGCCCACCGGGTGGACGCCGAACCGCTGCAGGACGTGGGGCTCAAGGACATCACCGCGCACCTGAACTTCACCGGCCTGGCGCTGGCGGCGCAGGAAGCGGGCCTGCAGGTGCTGGGCTATACCAGCCAGGCGCACTTCCTGATGAACAACGGTTTTCTATCAAATCTGGAGCAGCTCACGCAGGTACAGCAAGCGCCAGCGCTCAAATTGGTGCTGGAGCATGAAATGGGCGAGCTGTTCAAGGTGCTGGCGCTCGGCGCGGGCCCGGCCTGGCAGCCGCGCGGCTTTGCCGCGGGCGAGCGCAGCCACCGGCTGTAG
- a CDS encoding SDR family oxidoreductase, with protein MADTSWVLVTGGARRLGREISLAFARAGWNVLCHYRHSDDAARATAAEIEALGRQCRTVAADLGEAAGAASLFERSLQALGGQAPRCIVNNASLFEADDAASSTPQQLQRHFGVNAVAPLLLANRLAGWLHGQDGFAPGWHSVVHVLDQKVHNLNPDYFSYTVSKLALERSVALQAQALAPRVRVCGLSPGLIYLSGPQSRENFERASRVNLLRTPIDPREVAQSAVFLAQNASLNGCTLQADNGQHLVALARDVMFAIDENPAP; from the coding sequence ATGGCAGACACATCCTGGGTCCTGGTGACCGGCGGCGCGCGGCGCCTGGGGCGGGAGATTTCGCTGGCATTTGCCCGGGCCGGCTGGAACGTGCTGTGCCACTACCGCCATTCGGACGATGCGGCGCGCGCCACCGCAGCCGAGATCGAGGCGCTGGGCCGCCAATGCCGCACCGTGGCGGCAGACCTGGGCGAGGCCGCAGGCGCTGCCAGCCTGTTCGAGCGCAGCCTGCAGGCGCTGGGCGGCCAGGCGCCGCGCTGCATCGTCAACAACGCTTCGCTTTTTGAAGCAGACGACGCAGCCAGCAGCACGCCGCAGCAGCTACAGCGGCACTTCGGTGTGAATGCGGTAGCGCCGCTGCTGCTGGCCAACCGGCTGGCCGGGTGGCTGCACGGGCAAGACGGCTTTGCGCCGGGCTGGCACAGCGTGGTGCATGTGCTGGACCAGAAGGTGCACAACCTCAACCCCGATTATTTTTCCTACACGGTGAGCAAGCTCGCGCTCGAGCGCAGCGTGGCGCTGCAGGCGCAGGCGCTGGCGCCGCGGGTGCGGGTGTGCGGGCTCTCGCCGGGGCTGATCTATCTGAGCGGGCCGCAAAGCCGGGAGAACTTCGAGCGCGCCAGCCGCGTGAATCTGCTGCGCACGCCGATAGATCCGCGCGAGGTGGCGCAAAGTGCGGTCTTCCTCGCGCAAAACGCCAGCCTCAACGGCTGCACGCTGCAGGCGGACAACGGCCAGCACCTGGTGGCGCTGGCGCGCGATGTGATGTTCGCGATCGACGAAAATCCAGCGCCATGA
- a CDS encoding dihydroneopterin aldolase, translated as MTSLLLAFAALDARLATECRLLSLRRHERQVRIGVHEFERSAPQRMWFDVDLCIRLRAAPAARDDISQTLDYDFIRHVIADTVGTRHHELQETLCDAILHTLLERPQVQAARVGTRKPDVYPDCESVGVERVRLKPW; from the coding sequence ATGACTTCCCTGCTGCTGGCCTTTGCCGCGCTGGACGCGCGCCTGGCCACCGAATGCCGCCTGCTGAGCCTGCGCCGCCATGAGCGCCAGGTGCGCATCGGCGTGCACGAGTTCGAGCGCAGCGCGCCTCAGCGCATGTGGTTCGACGTGGACTTGTGCATCCGCCTGCGGGCCGCGCCGGCGGCACGCGACGACATCTCGCAAACCCTGGACTACGACTTCATCCGCCACGTGATCGCCGACACCGTGGGCACGCGCCACCACGAGCTGCAGGAGACGCTGTGCGACGCCATCTTGCACACGCTGCTCGAGCGCCCCCAGGTGCAGGCGGCGCGCGTGGGCACGCGCAAGCCCGACGTCTATCCCGATTGCGAGTCGGTCGGCGTCGAGCGCGTGCGCCTCAAACCCTGGTGA
- a CDS encoding dihydroneopterin aldolase, translated as MPLPHQGQQTLTLTGLRFDANLGILAHEHQAPQPIQVDAELNLGTQPLAPPDDDILHVLDYRKVRQIIIDECKAEHLNLLESLIGKLARRLLALPGVRGVRVKIAKLEIFDDCEVAIRIETGQW; from the coding sequence ATGCCTCTTCCCCACCAAGGCCAGCAGACGCTGACGCTGACAGGCCTGCGCTTTGACGCCAACCTGGGCATCCTGGCGCACGAGCACCAGGCGCCCCAGCCCATCCAGGTGGACGCCGAGCTCAACCTCGGCACCCAGCCGCTGGCGCCGCCCGACGACGACATCCTGCACGTGCTCGACTACCGCAAGGTGCGCCAGATCATCATCGACGAATGCAAGGCCGAGCACCTGAACCTGCTGGAGAGCCTGATCGGCAAGCTCGCGCGGCGCCTGCTGGCCCTGCCGGGCGTGCGCGGCGTGCGCGTGAAGATCGCCAAACTGGAAATCTTTGACGACTGCGAAGTCGCCATCCGCATCGAAACCGGACAATGGTGA
- the ttcA gene encoding tRNA 2-thiocytidine(32) synthetase TtcA — MHLNEASAAAPAHDTRKAEHEAHKLEKRLCREVGRAIIDYDMIEEGDKVMVCLSGGKDSYTLLDILLKLQKRAPIHFKIVAVNLDQKQPGFPEHVLPDYLTRIGVDFHIENQDTYSVVKRLVPEGKTTCSVCSRLRRAILYRVASELGATKVALGHHRDDIVATLLLNLFYGGRMKGMPPKLVSDDGKHVVIRPLCYVSEKDTRRWSELQDFPIIPCNLCGSQEGLQRVVVGEMLREWEKKHPGRIESMFRAMGHVVPSHLMDQKLHDFKGARATGIADPDGDRAFDPEVLAPPELAAWRRP; from the coding sequence ATGCACCTCAACGAAGCCAGCGCCGCCGCGCCCGCGCACGACACGCGCAAGGCCGAACACGAAGCCCACAAACTGGAAAAACGCCTGTGCCGCGAAGTCGGGCGCGCGATCATCGACTACGACATGATCGAAGAGGGCGACAAGGTCATGGTGTGCCTCTCGGGCGGCAAGGACAGCTATACGCTGCTCGACATCCTGCTCAAGCTGCAAAAGCGCGCGCCGATCCACTTCAAGATCGTCGCCGTCAACCTCGACCAGAAGCAGCCGGGCTTTCCGGAGCATGTGCTGCCCGACTACCTCACGCGCATAGGCGTGGATTTTCACATCGAGAACCAGGACACCTACAGCGTCGTCAAGCGCCTGGTGCCCGAGGGCAAGACCACCTGCAGCGTGTGTTCGCGCCTGCGCCGCGCCATCCTCTACCGCGTGGCCAGCGAGCTGGGCGCCACCAAAGTGGCGCTGGGCCACCACCGCGACGACATCGTCGCCACGCTGCTGCTCAACCTGTTCTACGGCGGGCGCATGAAGGGCATGCCGCCCAAGCTGGTCTCGGACGACGGCAAGCACGTGGTCATCCGGCCGCTGTGCTACGTGAGCGAGAAGGACACGCGCCGCTGGTCCGAGCTGCAGGACTTTCCCATCATCCCGTGCAACCTCTGCGGCAGCCAGGAAGGGCTGCAGCGCGTGGTCGTCGGCGAGATGCTGCGCGAATGGGAGAAGAAGCACCCGGGCCGCATCGAGAGCATGTTCCGGGCCATGGGCCATGTCGTGCCCTCGCACCTGATGGACCAGAAGCTGCACGACTTCAAGGGCGCGCGCGCCACCGGCATTGCCGACCCCGATGGTGACCGCGCCTTCGACCCCGAGGTGCTGGCGCCGCCCGAGCTGGCGGCCTGGCGCAGGCCCTGA
- a CDS encoding glutamate ABC transporter substrate-binding protein — MSIQSLIKSSVAALAFVAAGSLYAQGTPINAAAFDALIAQGPVADAATLASSNWASKIKQAGTLRLGATQTSNLFSLLNEKDGKMRGFDAGLAQLIARYILGDGAKIQFTQVTSSTREQVLINDQVDMVLATYSITPARAEKISFAGPYYTSQAGVLVKANNKTIQSHADLAGKKVATQAGSTGPAILAQFAPKATVQEFQTHQEALDALRQGRVDAYVTDYTLLLNALSLGTGDTRLAGAPFGAEDPYGVGLPKGSDGVAFVNTFLKKVQADGLWAKLWTISIGERTGSTDVPTPPAIP, encoded by the coding sequence ATGTCCATCCAGTCCCTGATCAAGTCCTCCGTCGCCGCCTTGGCCTTTGTCGCCGCAGGCTCGCTGTACGCGCAAGGCACGCCCATCAATGCCGCCGCCTTCGACGCGCTGATCGCGCAGGGGCCGGTAGCCGACGCCGCCACGCTCGCCTCGAGCAACTGGGCCAGCAAGATCAAGCAGGCGGGCACGCTGCGCCTGGGTGCGACGCAGACCTCCAACCTGTTTTCCCTGCTCAATGAAAAAGACGGCAAGATGCGCGGCTTCGACGCGGGGCTGGCGCAGCTGATTGCGCGCTACATCCTGGGCGACGGCGCGAAGATCCAGTTCACCCAGGTGACCTCGTCCACGCGCGAGCAGGTGCTGATCAACGACCAGGTGGACATGGTGCTGGCGACCTACTCGATCACCCCCGCACGCGCCGAGAAGATTTCGTTTGCCGGCCCCTACTACACCTCGCAGGCCGGGGTGCTGGTCAAGGCGAACAACAAGACCATCCAGTCGCATGCCGACCTGGCCGGCAAGAAGGTCGCGACGCAGGCGGGCTCCACCGGGCCGGCCATCCTCGCGCAGTTTGCGCCCAAGGCGACGGTGCAGGAGTTCCAGACGCACCAGGAGGCGCTGGACGCGCTGCGCCAGGGCCGCGTCGACGCCTACGTGACCGACTACACGCTGCTGCTCAACGCGCTGAGCCTGGGCACCGGCGACACGCGCCTGGCGGGCGCGCCCTTTGGCGCCGAGGACCCCTATGGCGTGGGCCTGCCCAAGGGCTCGGACGGCGTGGCCTTCGTCAACACCTTCCTCAAAAAGGTGCAGGCCGACGGCCTCTGGGCCAAGCTCTGGACCATCTCCATCGGTGAGCGCACCGGCAGCACCGACGTGCCCACGCCGCCGGCGATTCCCTAG
- a CDS encoding amino acid ABC transporter permease: MAELARLVLDYGPVFWQALLLTWKLTLLSFVPGVLLGLMLTVLRLLPLPPLRLALAVYVEVFRNIPAVALLIFIVFALPDLEVVIDYEPSVVLTLALVCSAFTADYLRSGINTVAHGQIAAALSLGLRPLQVITSVVLPQALRAVVQPMTSLLIALMLSTSLASQVPMAGRELTALVSKIATDSAAGIAAFVIAATLYVLTGLLIAWAGAALEKKLRILK, encoded by the coding sequence GTGGCCGAGCTGGCAAGACTGGTGCTCGACTACGGGCCTGTCTTCTGGCAGGCCCTTTTGCTGACCTGGAAGCTCACGCTGCTGTCCTTCGTGCCCGGGGTGTTGCTCGGCCTGATGCTGACGGTGCTGCGGCTGCTGCCCCTGCCGCCGCTGCGCCTGGCGCTGGCCGTCTATGTCGAGGTCTTTCGCAATATCCCCGCGGTAGCGCTGCTGATCTTCATCGTCTTTGCGCTGCCCGATCTTGAGGTGGTGATCGACTACGAGCCCAGCGTGGTGCTGACCCTGGCACTGGTGTGCTCGGCCTTCACCGCCGACTACCTGCGCAGCGGCATCAATACCGTGGCCCACGGGCAGATCGCGGCAGCGCTCAGCCTGGGGCTGCGGCCGCTGCAGGTGATCACCTCGGTGGTGCTGCCGCAGGCGCTGCGCGCGGTGGTCCAGCCCATGACCTCGCTGCTGATCGCCTTGATGCTGTCCACCTCGCTCGCTTCGCAGGTGCCCATGGCGGGGCGCGAACTCACGGCGCTGGTGTCCAAGATCGCCACCGATTCGGCCGCCGGCATAGCCGCCTTCGTCATCGCCGCCACGCTGTACGTGCTCACCGGGCTGCTGATTGCCTGGGCAGGCGCTGCGCTGGAGAAGAAGCTGCGCATCCTGAAATGA